The genome window CGCTCACCACTCCCTCGTCCCAGGTCATCCGGTCAATCCGGTGCACCTTGAGGCGGATGGCATCGAGCCTCTCCTTCATGGCCAGAGCGCTCTCCCAGGAACATCCCAGGGACTTCAAAAAGCGCTCCATCTGAAGCCTCAGAAGCTCCTCGTCCCGGTCATAGGGATAGGCGAAGGGAATGACCCTGACCCCCTCAAGGCTGAGCATTTCGATCAGGGCCTGAGTGTTGCTGCAATCTCCCTGGGTCACGGCCACCATTTGGGAGATTCCCTCCTGCAGGGCAACCGAGTATATCCCCTTGATCCAGGCGCACAGATTCCGGGGAAAGCCCTGAATCTCAGCCTGGTGAACCAGGTGCAGGGAATCGCGGCTCATGAAAAGATTATTCAGATCGACCGGCGCATATCCTGCGGCCAGGATAATTTCAAGGGGCACTGTGGTGGTGATGCCGATTTTTGGAATATTGGGTATATCTGGCACGGTATATATCTAATAGTATGTATCTTGAGCTTGGAGTATGCCGTATGCTATACTCTGTGCATATTTATGCGATAACAGAACGAGTTATAATACCATATCTTCCCGGCAGTGGCAATTCTTTGAAAACCACAGCAGATCTTCCCCATGTTCCAAGAAACTTGATAGAGAGATTATTCAACAAGTGAAAAAATATGCTCAAAGGAAAAATATGAGCTTATCAAAGATGGTAGAGAAATATCTTAAATCGCTAACCATAAGAAGTGCATTTTTCTCTTTACATTCCTCCCGTAAGATTTTATAGTAATCCGGTCTGATCCGGAGGGAATTCAGGCCGGAATCTCAACCGGTATTCGCGACGGAATTTTTCGCAATCCAACCCGCAGGATAAACCGCAATGAAAAAGAAAGGGGGGGAATATCATCAAGTAGTTACCTGTCCATCGTTCTATCAGCAATAGTGAGAGGCAATTTCTGAGGGGGAGGAAAGTGCACTATGAGCTCAACAACCTTAAACGAATCAATAAACTCAGGGGTAGGTTTAACGATGACCGTATACAGTAACTTAAAAGAATTGCTGGATAGTATTAAAGATGGGGTATCTATTTCGGCTGGCACACTGCACATTACTGACCGGGAGTTGTTCAGGAGCCGGTTGATCGATGAACTGGCTTTGAATGCAAGCCTCAATGATGACCAGGCCGTTAAGCAGGCCAGCCAGTGGATTATCTGGGAGGCAGCACGGGAATTCGGCATTTTCCCTTCGTCCATTCAGGAGTTTTACGAAGCCAGAGGAAGGGATGAATTTGAGGGAATTACGGTTCCGGCGATCAATATTCGCGGGCTTACTTACTATGTGGCCCAGGCGATCATCAAAACCGCTCTGAAAAACCAATCCAAATCATTCATTTTTGAAATTGCCAAATCAGAAATCGGCTATACCTTCCAGCCACCGGCAGAATATGCCTCCCAGTGCCTGGCTGCGGCCATCAAGACCGGATACGTCGGCCCGATTTTCATCCAGGGGGATCACTTCCAGGTCAACGCCAAAAAGTACAAGGCTGATCCGGAAGCTGAAATCAACGGGCTCAAGAAACTGATCAGCGAGGCGATCGAGAGCGGCTTTTACAACATTGACATTGACAGCTCCACGGTCGTGGATTTGAGCAAACCTACCATCAGGGAGCAGCAGAAGGATAACTACACCATCGCTGCCCAGCTTACTGCCTATATCCGGCAAATCGAGCCGCGGGGGATCACGGTTTCCGTAGGCGGTGAGATCGGCGAGGTTGGCGGGAAAAACAGTACTCCGGAAGAGCTGACCGCTTTCATGGACGGCTATCGTGAAACCCTGCGCCAGATTGATCCTGACCTGGAAGGAATCAGCAAGATCAGCGTACAGACCGGCACGGCGCACGGCGGAGTGGTTTTGCCCGATGGAAGCATTGCCGAGGTAAAGCTGGATTT of bacterium contains these proteins:
- a CDS encoding class II fructose-bisphosphate aldolase: MTVYSNLKELLDSIKDGVSISAGTLHITDRELFRSRLIDELALNASLNDDQAVKQASQWIIWEAAREFGIFPSSIQEFYEARGRDEFEGITVPAINIRGLTYYVAQAIIKTALKNQSKSFIFEIAKSEIGYTFQPPAEYASQCLAAAIKTGYVGPIFIQGDHFQVNAKKYKADPEAEINGLKKLISEAIESGFYNIDIDSSTVVDLSKPTIREQQKDNYTIAAQLTAYIRQIEPRGITVSVGGEIGEVGGKNSTPEELTAFMDGYRETLRQIDPDLEGISKISVQTGTAHGGVVLPDGSIAEVKLDFNTLETLSRIAREEYGLAGAVQHGASTLPDEAFHRFPDTETAEVHLATGFQNIVYESKALPQELRTRIYDWLKTNCASEWKEGQTEEQFIYKTRKKGFGPFKKELWMLPPETKEALSRELETQLDFLFKKLNANNTQLLIEKYINMQVIPKQIPQDLLALTGTSARKCSCCH
- a CDS encoding DUF6364 family protein; protein product: MPYAILCAYLCDNRTSYNTISSRQWQFFENHSRSSPCSKKLDREIIQQVKKYAQRKNMSLSKMVEKYLKSLTIRSAFFSLHSSRKIL